The Chloroflexota bacterium genomic sequence TTTTCCTTTCACATTTGCCCTATTCTCCAGAGATTGGACAAGTAATATCAAATATATTTGGGTTGCGTTCAAAAGTTGATAATTTTTCGGTCCACCTGTTGAAAATTTTTAGATATACCTATTAATAATCTTTCGGTCTACCTAAAATATAACACACCCCTTTACCCCTTGTCAAGTAGGGGAGACTTTTTCTCAAGAGAATTTCAGCCGCTTCCTGAACCTCTCTATTTCCTTGGCCAAAATACTGCTCCAGCCTATCGACATTCAGGTCATCATCTGCTATATCTTGAGGGTTTCGCTCACTCCCACGTGGGTTCACTCCCATCCTTGTGATGGTCTTTCTTCAGGTGAGCCTACTCTATTTCCCCTCCCTTTGGCAACAACCAAACCTATCACGCATCGAGGGCTTTTTTGAGCCAGTTATTATTTGTGGCCTCCCCCCACGAGTGGAAGCTCGTCTTTGATTTGCATGACTGGCGGTATGGTATACTCTGTTCTGGAGGTATGCTATGGGTCGACGAAAGGTGGCCAAGATAACTATTAGTCTCCCTCAGGAACTCCTGGACCTCGCAGACCGGCTGGCGAGGGAGCGCGCAACCACCCGGAGCGGTGTTATCGCCGAGCTGCTGAAAATGGAAGAGCAGAGGTGCA encodes the following:
- a CDS encoding type II toxin-antitoxin system HicB family antitoxin, yielding MGRRKVAKITISLPQELLDLADRLARERATTRSGVIAELLKMEEQRCIQALMEEGYREMAEENRRIAEEAFPLTSEMIRRNTRWDERADG